Proteins encoded together in one Musa acuminata AAA Group cultivar baxijiao chromosome BXJ3-6, Cavendish_Baxijiao_AAA, whole genome shotgun sequence window:
- the LOC103987875 gene encoding receptor-like cytoplasmic kinase 176 translates to MGNCWGAKIKAESPSHSAFASGTNSKYGSREGKAFSSSSSKVSVPPTPRSEDEILQSSNVKSFTFSELKTATRNFRPDSVLGEGGFGSVFKGWVDEHTFAPTKPGTGMVIAVKKLNQDGHQGHREWLAEVNYLGQLSHPNLVRLIGYCLEDEQRLLVYEFMQRGSLENHLFRRSSTVQPLSWNIRMRVALGAAKGLAFLHSDKAKVIYRDFKASNVLLDSNYNAKLSDFGLAKDGPTGDKSHVSTRVMGTHGYAAPEYLATGHLTTKSDVYSFGVVLLELLSGRRALDRNRPIGEHNLVEWARPFLASKRKIFRVLDTRLGAQYPLATAQKASFIALQCLSTEARHRPAMAQVVSALEELQNAEVTDQSQRTGQNSSSQSGYSNPHRSRRRSAGEIGNRKVAYPRPSASPLYID, encoded by the exons GGACGAACTCTAAATATGGTAGCAGGGAAGGGAAGGCGTTTAGTAGTTCTAGCAGCAAGGTGTCTGTGCCTCCAACCCCTCGGAGCGAGGATGAGATTTTGCAGTCGTCAAACGTGAAAAGCTTCACCTTCAGTGAACTGAAAACTGCCACCAGGAACTTCCGGCCGGACAGTGTGTTGGGAGAGGGAGGCTTTGGTTCGGTGTTTAAGGGATGGGTTGATGAACACACCTTTGCACCTACCAAGCCCGGGACTGGTATGGTTATCGCTGTGAAGAAGCTCAACCAGGATGGACACCAAGGTCATAGGGAATGGTTG GCGGAGGTTAATTATTTGGGTCAACTATCCCATCCTAATCTTGTGAGGCTAATTGGATACTGCTTGGAGGATGAACAACGGCTCCTTGTGTATGAATTCATGCAACGTGGAAGCTTGGAGAACCATCTTTTTCGAA GGAGTTCAACCGTTCAACCACTCTCTTGGAACATCCGTATGAGGGTTGCTCTAGGAGCTGCAAAAGGTCTTGCCTTTCTGCATAGCGACAAGGCAAAAGTCATATATCGTGATTTTAAAGCCTCTAACGTGCTGCTGGATTCA AACTACAATGCAAAACTTTCGGATTTTGGATTGGCAAAAGATGGTCCAACTGGTGATAAGAGCCATGTTTCTACGAGGGTCATGGGGACGCATGGATATGCTGCCCCTGAGTATCTTGCAACAG GTCATTTGACAACCAAGAGCGATGTGTATAGCTTTGGAGTTGTTCTACTGGAGCTGTTGTCTGGCCGCCGTGCTTTGGACAGGAACCGCCCCATCGGAGAGCACAATTTGGTAGAATGGGCGAGGCCTTTTCTTGCAAGCAAACGGAAGATTTTCCGTGTCTTGGATACCCGGTTGGGAGCACAGTATCCACTGGCCACAGCCCAGAAAGCTTCCTTCATTGCGCTCCAGTGCCTGTCCACGGAAGCAAGGCACCGACCGGCCATGGCTCAGGTGGTTTCTGCATTAGAGGAGCTTCAAAATGCTGAAGTTACCGACCAAAGCCAGCGGACAGGACAGAATTCAAGCAGCCAAAGTGGTTACAGTAATCCTCACAGGTCTCGACGGAGAAGTGCCGGAGAAATTGGGAACCGAAAGGTTGCATATCCCAGGCCGTCGGCTTCCCCTCTCTACATAGATTGA